ATCTTCTCCCCATGTGGTAACCTCCCCATCTCTAATCCCACCATCCATGGAGTGTCAGGCCTACCTCTGACTCGTGGTTTGTCACCCCATAGATGGTGGGATAGTTACCACGTGTGTGAGAGAAAgaggattttccctttatataaaGTTGGACATGATTGAATTGTAAATTGGCCTTAGGCCCCTTGAGTAGATAAGATATATGACATTTAGCTAGAGAGAGGTGATATCTCCTTTCTATAAAGTTGGCCATAATTGAATTGCAAATAGGCTTCAGCCCTCTTGAGTAGATAAGATATATGATATTTTGATAGGATCCTATTAGGTTTAGTTTGGAATTAAAGGTCATGATTTTATCATTAATTTTAATAGACAAAATGAAATTAACTTTAGTTGGACTTTAGTTGGTAGTTTAGGCCATAggttattataatatatatatatttttataagaaTTGAAATCTGAAATTCCATAAATGCATGTGGAGGTTTTCAAGTTCTATGAACATGGACTTACTTTTCAAACATAAAAACATCACCTCATTCCCCTAAAAGCTGGACAAATTGCTAAAATCCAAACTGGACCTTTATGAAAAAGTTGACAATAAGATGAATCATACATGTTGGTGTACCAATAAATAAGAGGACGTTTAGTTGCAAGATTAGCCTTTACCCAACCTTGGTTCAATGTGAGTTGCTAGTTTAGGTAGATCTAAAAATTTTGGTGAACTACAAAAGGTCTACCCTCCACCCTCAAccggtttggttttttttttcattggctTGTATTTTAGAAATAGTCATAATATCCAATAAGGAAACGAATGCTCTCTGATCGTGCGACCCTTATGCTAGTTTGGGAGGCTAATGAGGGGGTACAAATAGGTATCAATATggataaatttttttgtttcacaaGATGGGGGTATCATTTCACTACTCTTTGTGTTTGGCACAAATGCCTTGCGACCAGGGAACGTTCTTTTTCTCTATTCAATATGATAGTTTCAATGactaaaatatataaatttatgAAAAGGGAAAAGTAAGTGGAAGATACCATGTACATATCCTTGTGCATGCCTATTACATCCTGCCCGTGAACACTACACACTTTCTCTTCAATAAAGGTCTCCCATTGGACAATTTGGTAGCCCTCCTCCTTCTGGTGCAAATCTATACTTTAACATCATATGTAGGGTTGTCAATTGATTAGTTCGGTCTAGTTTCAATCTGATTGAATCGGTTTTGAGGTGGTAATAGGCCAGACCGAAACCATGCtattaaatcaaaatatatttttcgtGATTGCCTGGTTTGGATCAGTTTTTTTATTGGGTTGACCGTATGGGTTCTTATCTGGTTGTACtatttagtttcattttttttttcatatatacacattaaaaataatcatattttttggttttagtCGGAGTTTTATATTGGGTTTGATTTTGGCCGGTCTAATTCTGTTTTGATTTCTATTGGTTTCAtaaaatcccaaaccaaaactaaatcaataaaaaaatcggTTCAATCTGAGTTGAACTAATCAATTTCAGTCCATCCTGTTGGTTTGGACTGAAAATTGATACCCCTAGTCATATGAAACCTTATCCCTTATGaaaatatacaattttttttttgtaacaaaaaaaaaaaaaaaagggtgttccATAGTaatgatcatagcccccaggacaAGCCCCTGTACGATAAGCGGAGCTTTCGCAGGACCAATGGATGATAGTGGACATAtcaagactcaaacccacaaccaaTCGATTCGAACGATGATGGATTAAGGACATTTTCACCACTAAGCTACCAACCTCATTGATATGAAAATATACAATATGAATAAAACGAAAGAAAGAGTCCAATTCTACAATATGAGAAGTCCAAATGCCTCGTATTTCATAGAATGATCCATATTTTCCATGGAGTTCTACTTTTATTTGCCAATAGCATTTGGGTCattgaaacaaaaagaaatctcTTTTAAGAGAATCTCTACTCATTGGGTGTCATGTCCcgaccccctctctctctctctctctcttattttgttATACGAAGTCTAAAATACCTTTGTAATATTCTAGGGGttcattcattcatcaaaaCCTATGGATTAAGAAGGTCTCTCTTCACTATGGATAAATAAATGATCCTTGAAACAATCAATTAGAATATTGAGGTGGTTTTtcatagattttatttttcttcttttggttttacAATATTGAATCACCACCGATCTACTTTGACATTATTATTGGAAAGGAAAGTTTTTTGGGTGGCAAACAATAAACGGATTTAGACAAAACTATGCTAGAATGGATCGAAATCCTCTGCGGCCAGAGAATCTAATGGATGTTGGCGGAGACGGTCTCAGATATCGACACGTGGAGCTTGATACGTGTACGATCGAGATGAGAGACAGAGGTTGGGAAAAGAAATCTGGTAAGAAACGGATCTGATGTCTACcgtttcccccttttcttcttcttcttcttcttcttctcctccctgcTACCAATCTTTTCTAAATTGAATTTTTATCTCTCCATCTTCGGCCATCTGCTATATCGAATTGTAATCGCTGTTTCAATTCattctctcacttttttttGTAATGGTTCGTCTATCACACTTTAATCTGTCTCTATAAAGATTATTTGAGAGCGTAAAGCACAAGACGAACTGTGGCAGCCTTTGTTCAACTAGTTATCACAAACCCAGTCTCCATATTTCATCTGAAAGAAAAGGACATTTTGATTTTGGTATCGAGGTTTCATGATGAGAACTAAAAACGCAGAAACCCCCAAATCGAGGGCTATGAAGAAAATGCCGGTGAGGAAATCTGCCACTAAAACCCCTCCAAAGCAATTAGAAGAACCGCTAGTCTTCTacggagaagaaggagaagcccTAACCTGTTCTGTCTTGGCGAtttgaagagagaagaggaaggagggagaagaaagagaaaaggagaaatcgGTAGACTTCGGATTTGTTTTTTACCAGATTTGGTTTCCCAGCCTTTGTGTCTCATCTCGATTGTACACATGTTGAGATCCATGGTATACCCAAATTTATGTTTATCTCTCACTTTCTCCATATTTatgtttatctctctttctccatttGGAAAAGCCTCCTATGCCTTTCCTATCCTACTAAGTGCCACTGGCTAGCCTACTGGGCGCTAGTATGACCAATGGCCACATACCCCTATACACACAATACGTACAATAGGATTCGATCCCACAATCTCCTCCCCCAGACGCTAGTTCTCCAAATTGAAGTTGCCACCATTAGGCTATCCTACTGTTCATAATGAACATTATGTATACCTAACCTAGTCCCTAAATGTTAATGGAACTGAGTCAGACTGGGTCTTTACCCAGTTAGTTTGCAGGTCACTCATTTGGGATAATCATAGATCCACTAGGATTGAAAACCCTAACTGACTagttctctataaataagaaggCTTGGTCATAAAGTAAAGTAAGGTTTTTGACCTATCTCAataggtttctctctctttccctattttcttttgttccatCCAATTAAGAGTGTGTGTCTCCAAGAATCTCCGTTGCAATCCTTAGATTAGAAAGATGAAACTTTACCTAACAAGATTGCTATAATTCTTCGTCTGTCGTTATTCGTGTATATCAACATATATCATAACCTGATCCATTTCATTGTAAAAAAAACTACATTGGAGTAATTCTTAATCCTCTATTTGCTTTCTCATTTTACAATAAAGATAATTACAGCAAAAATTCATGTGCCAAACACAACCACCTGAAGTTCCACATAAGTAGTATCGTACACCCACACGATGACatgagaggagaggagaagggAGGGAGAGGTAGAgaacagagttttttttttgagaacaGAGTCATCTGAGTTTCTTCTGACTCTGACTCTGTCTGTCTGTGTTTCCTTCACGACgtgcttttattttattgaaaagcACGTATCTTGTTTCCCGCTCACCACTCAATTCTCAGTTTTATGTCATGAGCCTCATGACACTAATGTGTGACTTTGTGCCTTTCTGAGGCTGTGAATAACCCCAAAACCCCTCCATGGATGGTGGACTGGTGGACCCCATCtgtctttttccattttttcactAATTAGGAACGTGCATCCATCATCTTGTATCGAAATGCTTTCGAGGGGTGGGGTCCATGGTTTCAGTATAGGAGGAttcggggttttttttttagaatttttttatttcatcttttCTGATGTGGATAACATGCAGGGAGGTCTATATTTCTTGATTTCAATAAGACTGACTTATTAGCTTACTTTCTATCGACTATTTATCTAAGAATATGATATCAGTAGGTTGATAATTTGATACAGATTCCTGaccaattttcaaaataatctaCTAATCtagttttttaagggtaaaaaggtaattaaaaaaatcaaaccatagGCAAAGCCAATGGATTAATATGGACGGATTCGGATTGGTATACAAATCCTTGGGAGGGTTATGGTTTCAATAATCGAGTTAGATGATAAAATCTATTGATTTGAATCAGATTTGGTTGATTTTAATGCTGATTCCTagaatttattttgaaattcatCATGATAAATGTACTTTGAtatttgatatttattttttggacaaAAGATCATCATTGCCAGGTTGCGTAGAATCTGCATAAATCTTGGGCCAGTGAGAGCACATAGGACATCgaccttattttatttatttttatagggGACATGGCAATTATTTTATAGGATCATGTCTCTGAGTAAAGCCTAGAAGAgatatttttctcttatttatatttttttcttttaattaataaatagaaaaaaaaccataaaattaTGGTTTCGtaatttagatttaaaaaaaaaaaaaaaaagggatatacAAGCATGATTCTAAGTATCAAACTAAGACCATCAATTTTGATCGATTCGGGTTGGATTGGAATCAATTGGATTTGATTATTGATTCAAATAATCAGATTATTCTTAGGGTCCAAGCCAATTCCTAACAATTTCTACTGATTCATGAGAGAGTCGAATTGGAATCAATTTTCACTCATTTTTTAAaggtaattaattaaaaaaaaatggaaatatttatttcttcttctactcatTTACTTTCTAGGTTTCATATGATTTCATTGGATTTGGATCCGATTCAAATGATGAACTTGTCCCATTCCGAATTTTGAAATATGGGTGGCCCCATCACCCATCTGTTTCTGGTCACTATCCATCATAATAAGTACCTTTCCTGGATATCTTAATTAATAAAGATGATatgattaattaattatatctCTATATTTAGGTCCTCGGGATTAATGGGTGTATTCGTTGACCCGACCCACCATCCCTCCCCTATAAACAAGGGCTTCTTCTTTTAGCCTAGTACCCCTCCTCTCCCTTACTTGGTAGGGCCATGGAACAATTTCCTAACCTGTCAAGGTGGACCCATCTTGGATCTAACAAAGCCCATAACCTAGATTGGTCCATATTTATTCATTACGAGCCTGATTCATCAATATTTGATCCTCATTGCACTTGAAATAATATGTTTgatatttcttctcatttctttcAAGGACCAACTATGTCTAGATCTGATGAGTGTAGAAACACAACATCtaaaaacgatgcaaaagataatagaaaaataagaacaaacaatgtacATAGGTTTATAAGGTTCAACAATATATtttacgtcctcggtgagaagagattttattttactattaaaTTTGAACGAGAAGCCTTCACTAGTACACCAACAATGAGGTCATGGAAGGATTTTTTGTGCGTCTTGGTTTGAGTCTCTGAGGCTGATTGGCATTCACACGGTTTTAAAAGACTTCACTAGTAAATAAGGATTCTAATCTTTATATGAATCAGGATTTTCCCTTCACTCACAGATATAGGATTATTCTCTCCTCAGACAAGTTTATACCCACAACAAGATCAAATCTGAATAGGGTCTTACCCGACCTGTTTATTTGCCCGTTCTTATCTATATTAAGTGTACGGAAAACTTAGGACAAACCCCTAGTCTCGTACAAATATCATAGACCCAATTAAATAAACGAAGAAACTAATTGGGCAGTGATCCAAGAAATACCAATTTTAAATTGGGGAATGGAAAGGgcaaaagtagagagagaaagagagagattttgggTTTAATACATTTtgattttgtgtatatataataataagagCAGAGTAGGAGCCCCATATGCCCAACAGTATCTTCTAAAGCCATACCCAATCAGTGTCGGCCCGGTTTCCTCCTCGGGAACACCACCTCCACTACCAgcaccaccacccccaccccaccaccgCCGGCATCACCACCACCGTCATCTATCGGGCAATCACAAAAATTCACAACCACCCACCACCTGTTTCTTGGCAGTGTTGTGGGGCTCAATGGTGGGACCCTTTAAAAAATACACGTGGCACGCATGCTTAGGTGGGGTGATGAagtaaggaagagagagaaagagagtgaagAGCGCACATGGGTGGTGGTAGGTTCGAGAAATTCATGTGATTGCATGTGCTTTCCGTTGGTTTGAGTGTGTGGCcccattttcttttgctttgtttaatgctttatctctctctctctctccccttgccctttctctctcttctcttcgcACTTGTTTGGATcccatttttctcttcttccctcactCCTTGCCTTCGGCTTGGCTTGTGTTTTTTGGACTTTTGTGGACTTTCTGTCCACTTCCTTCACTCACCATTAACTGTATCATTCATTGGTACCTTGAACCAACTCAATTTTAGTGAACCAATATGGCCTCTGGTTCATGGTTGACCCAAAAAGATGTTTATCAAAAGACactgtttatttttagttttagtCAATTTTGGTTGACAGCTAGATCATGTAGTGAAGGTTAATTAGGAATgtgatttggatcaaaattcTATTAACCTATTCCTCTCTACCTAATAGCTAAGATTGATAGAAACTTTAGCTTTCTTTGGGTGGGAAGTGACATGCTTTTACCTTTGTAGTGGGCCTTAATTTGTTGGAAACATATCAACCTAAGTGGGTTGTGAAGTTGGATTAACTACTctttatataaaatattattctaaatttttttttattaaatggtgtatatgaaaagtcaatcTTTAGAAATCatttttcctttgaatttttatGTTGACTTTTCAACCATTTGAACCATCTTAAAGATATGATGCGGCCAATACTTTGGAtggattaacacccttaatgtAAAAGTTAGATTGACAGTCCATCTAAATCctagtagattttttttctttcatgtggTGTCCTCAATTTTCCCTCTAGAATGGGCATGTTAGAATATTGTAACCATTTCTGACCTAAATTTTGATCATAGGCTGAATAAGAATTTAAAttcttatattttatattcAATTTAAGGTcgaaataattgaaaataaatgcTAAATCATAAGACCCAACATGTTCTTCATAATGTAATAGGCCCCTAGATATAACCTTAATATATAAGTGCAAATGACAATCTAATTATACTTTCAAACTACCAAAAACTAGGACATAAATCTCTATTAAGgtttcttcaccaaaaaaataaaaaaataaataaaatctctaTTAATAAACTGTGAGGGAAAAGATAGCTATCCAATTATGCTCCCTACACTCTCTCACAGGTGCCTCGAAATGATGCCCTTGCCCCTTTGGGTGGATGTCTATGCATGCTCTCTTATCGACACAAGTGCTAGCATGGAGTGACCAAGTAGCGATCCTCAATCCTTATTGGACTTTTCTTCAAACATATTATAAGATATTAATTTTTCAACTATTTTTCAAGTTATAGCTCATAATTACTAAAAACCTAAACTATAACATTAAATGAGGAATTTAATCAAAGTTGGAGACATTAAAAAAATGAGGTTTGGTGGCTTAATATGGGATCTTATACAATTAGGTGTGACTTGGGTTGGCCTCAAACCTTTCCAGCTGTTGTCctctatttttatctttttattttttaaattaaatcatCACTGTTAAAAATCAAATATGTGTTAataatttcaacaaaatttACCCTCTCTTACAAATTCAATGCAGTGAGAAAACCAAAATAGTTTGAAACTATTCAGAAGAGCTAGTGGAGTTAAGTTGTACTAGAATGACCCATGAGAAGATGAAATTTTGTCGAATTTGGCATTGAAACACGTAAAAAAGAgggtataaaaataaaaattattatccAACAACTGAATGACCATGTGATATCACATATGTAATTTTAGCATTATCGAATTTTTACCCCTCCTTTCCTCAATaatatgaaatttttagtaTAATTCATTATCCAATCCATGATCTCCATAAGACTCTTGGAGATATACTTGAAATCAATTTTGATTGTGAAAGACAACATAATTTTTTACATGTTCTTAAAATCtcagaatgcattccaagaataaATACCAAAAGAAATATAAGACAAAGGAGGACACTATCTTCTTCCATTTCGTCCCCTCATGGTTCACATCATATTTTTCCTCACTCTAATTCGTTAACTTGGTTCTACTCAAGCAAACCAATGTGAAAGGCTCCTTTATTTAGTCCAATGTAAAAAACCATAAGGTGGTGATCCTTATTCCTTTAGTCATgaaacccatctctctctctctctctctctctctctctctcgctctctctctctcctttcataGGATTATGAAACCTCTCTCATTTGGTTATTTGTGAGCACCCTATGGCCCTATTCGCTGTTCTTAATTGACATTCACGTGGCTCTAAGTAAAATACGTTGACTTTATGAGCAGCCCCATCTGCTGATTTGTGAATTCtaaattctctatttctctatcAGCATCAGGTGATGAAACTCATAACCTAGCCAAGTAGCCATAGCCATATAGCCATAGCCAACCCTAGCCGTGAAAGGTGAGCCAAGCTGGGTTAAAGGAAAGCTAAAATACACACTATCAACCCTCAACACTATCATCTATCCTCCATGTTCACAAATGATCCAAAAACAGTAATTGGGAAGCCAAAACTTTGTGGGACCAGCTTCGTTGGCATTGACATTTCTAGAACTCCACAATAATTtaacccctctctctccctcaataTTCTCTCCATTCctctcttctccatcttctcctccttcaaGGAGAAGCTCTCCTctgctctcttcttcttcttcttcttcttcttcttcttcttttcttctcctttccctctttcttttttctccaaaaCAGACATCCATGGATACTGCTAAAGATCATGAGGTAGTCTCACCCACATTCCCAACTGCAGAAAAGAAGAGAACCCACCAAGAATGTGAGGATGGTCATGAACCTCACCAGTCCTCCAATGGCTTACTCCAAAGCAGAAGACATTCCAAGCCCATTAACAAAAGGCTCCTCAGGAAGCAAAGGAGCACAAGGGAAAAGCTTCAGAAGAGCAATGCTTGTGGAGATCAGGGTGATGAGGAGAAGGTTGGGATAGAGAAGAGGATCATGTTGTTGAAGAGTATCATCCCTGGTGGTCAGTCACTTGGGATCGACAAGCTTTTTGAAGAAACAGCTCTCTATATATTATCTCTGCAAGGTCAAGTGAAGGCCATGAAGATTCTTACCAGCTTCTTTGAGACCCTTGAGAAGGAGAAGTCCATGTCCAAGTTTGGAGGTTAATAATCAGTTCTTCATTACTCTGTAAACCCAATtgcttccctttctctctctcttttattttattttattttatttctattttttttttttttttcaaattttctctcctcaaCTTTCTTGGGAAGCTGGCTGGTAAATGTTCTCTTATATGCTATTGTAGGCTTCTAGGAAGTCTAATTCATGTATATGAATATTATGGAGAGATACCAccatagtttttttttgtttttttgttttgttttttaacatTTACAACCCACCATAATAAGCTTTTATTTTGATCTATGTATATTTATGTTGGTCATTGATATTGAATAGATTGGACCCACATGGAATATCTTCAAACAGTATGATCAGGTGCTTCTTGGCCGGACCATCTTGATCTTCTGATCAGTATTAGATGATGCAGTGAATGAAGAGATGAAGGCAGCAACTAGCTAGGTAAGGGACCATTATTTACTTTCATGGAGAAAGGCTGGAAGCCTTATCATTAGAGTCACTGGATTAGATAAAGTTCTAAGTTCAATTCCCCAATCCATGAATGGTTAGGTAAAGAGAATCAGATTGACTTTAGGACTTTACACTTGGGTCTGGGTAGTAAGAGGAAAATGAGGAGGTGGGTATGGGTCCAATTTGCTTTTCGGGTACCTTTTGCATGCCCATGGGCCTTCACATGGGTCCATGTGTACAGTGTTGGGGACCCACCTCCACCCCTTCCCTAGCTACTACTCACAACTCCATAGGAAACATGATTATGAATGTCTGGTGGAGTGAGTGGCAAATAAGTGGTGTTACATCACAACCCTTTcttgtatcttcttcttctatatatGTCCACAGTAAGATACTTAGATATGCTTACAGCAAGATAGCCTACAGGTTACTGCCCCACGTTGTCCTTCCTTGAGACAAAATCCAAGATTTTGTTGTTTCCCTTGTAATGCAATGAAGTGATTCGGGTCAAATCCGAACCCGACCCGAATCTTGTATCCCTTGCTGTTCAATCTGGTTTGTTGGAATTTGGGGACAGAGGAGAGGGAGACAGTAGCATCTTGGGGTAGGGAGTGAGACCAGAAAAGGGCAGTGAACCCAATTCACTGCCTCTTCTTGTTTGGGGAGAATCTATATGTCCCTAGTGCAGTGTTGTTAACATTGGGCTGCTCTCTGGATGTTGATCAGGATTCCTTGGATTCCTGACAGTTCCCAGACTGTTATCCTTTTTTCCCAATTGCACAAACAATGGTGACATTTAGCTAGCCTGTCAATAGTATATTTCAAGCTGGGAAACTCTATATATGCATCACTATGCTTAGTGAAggataataatattttattatttatcacATGACAGTATATGGGTATATCCTTGTAAGTGAGGATTACGCAAGCCGCTCATTGGTACAATTTTAGTTTAAAATAAGTATAGAAAGtggttaaaatttttaaaaataaaattaataatttttgtattttatattcattgaCATACAATATTATTTTGgtaaatttattgaattaaagtCCTTTGGATTAAAATTTGACCTTTGAGATAGATGTACGTAGAATTCTCTATCACATGAACTAATCTATATATTACTAAG
The Macadamia integrifolia cultivar HAES 741 unplaced genomic scaffold, SCU_Mint_v3 scaffold741, whole genome shotgun sequence genome window above contains:
- the LOC122069860 gene encoding transcription factor PAR1-like; translated protein: MDTAKDHEVVSPTFPTAEKKRTHQECEDGHEPHQSSNGLLQSRRHSKPINKRLLRKQRSTREKLQKSNACGDQGDEEKVGIEKRIMLLKSIIPGGQSLGIDKLFEETALYILSLQGQVKAMKILTSFFETLEKEKSMSKFGG